The window ccataatctgcagttgttattcctgtctcctgacaaaaacattacatgcagcgcctgtggagtgtggaaagttactggagagcgcagccgcgcacgtctcgcacaaggaacgtcacggcagtgattgacaagccagagggccaatcgtttacgcgattggctgatgtttttaaggccctacctcgtgcacagatgatgtatattaatattattactttcagtgcacctaataaatagtctttcatcagttagtaaagacagtttcaagtaatattgcaaaaatgtataaaacaaaacatcctatttagcacctttaCAGTGTTAATTGAACTAAGAGTTGTAAGAAAATAGGTTGTGTCAGATCCGCGTCAGTTCAttaagtgacagcagcctataaacctgctaaatgcataaatgttaatcaaagaacaaaagacagaaaATCATTCACTGGTTGCCTGACGCAGCATTATAATGAGCGatactgtctacactggatgttgCAATTTCCCAACAGTAAATTGATGCCCTATTCTATTTCTGATGTACCTCAAGGGCTCACACTGCTTCTGACACAAAGAACAAATTGATTTTCAATGGTCGCTTTCACATCCAGTGGAGACAGTCTCAAGCTGTTGTGGCATGGTGTAATAAAGATCCAGCGATCtttataaatggaaaaaaagtgCCCGCAAACAActggaaagaaaatgaaattcATGCATCAAAGATGCAGAATTCCTGTTCCTAATTTCTGCTTCTGGTCTCTCTCAGGTCGTAATGATAAAGGGCAGTTGGGTCATGGAGACACTAAACGATTGGAGGCTCCAAAACTAGTTGAGGGCCTGGGGGAGGAAGTGATTGTAGCAGCTGCTTGTGGTAGAAACCACACCATGGCTTTAACAGGTAGGAAACGCTTTGCTACGTGCAAAGTCTTTGTCGTACTATTGCAGTAATTATAATTCATTGCATTGTTATAATGATAATGGTGTGCTTATGCTTTGTCTCACAGAAAATGGTACCGTCTATACCTTTGGAgaaaacaaactgggtcagctAGGTCAGGGCAATCAGACAGATGCTGTGCTCAGCCCTGCTACAGTAAGACTCTCCCTTGGTTTAATTTACTTAATGGAGCTTCACTGGAACATGTTCATTGTGTTTTGAATTCTCTACAAACGCTTGCATTGATTTGTCTACAGATCCAGTACAACGGGCAGCCAATAGTCAAAGTGGCCTGTGGTGCAGAGTTCAGTATGATTGTGGACTGCAAGGGGAACCTTTATTCTTTCGGTTGCCCTGAATACGGCCAACTTGGTATGCAACACTCTAGTCTAATGGTGCTTGCTTAACTCTTTGTATTCTCTTTGACACTCTTTGTATTCTGTATCTAAAAGGGCATAATTCAGATGGAAAGTTCATTGCTCGTGCCCAGCGCATTGAGTTTGACTGCGAGCTGATCCCTAGACGGGTGGCCATTTTCATTGAGAAGACCAAGGATGGCCAAGTGCTTCCTGTGCCCAATGTCGTGGCTCGGGATGTAGCATGTGGTGCCAATCACACGGTGAGTAGCAAGAATGTGGTACAAGTCAGACATGGATGAATTAAGGCTGAATTATATTGTTGCTTTCACGCAGCTGGTGTTGGATTCCCAAAAGCGTGTTTTCTCATGGGGATTTGGGGGATATGGACGACTAGGCCATGCCGAACAGAAAGACGAAATGGTCCCACGATTAGTCAAGCTCTTTGACTTCCCAGGCCGTGGAGCAACTCAAATATACTGTGGCTACCAGTGTTCCTTTGCTGTGAATGAAACGGGTAAGCATGTGATTCCTCCCTAGGAAAAAGACACAATTGAACATGTATTTGTGGTTAATGCTTCTCTTTCTTCAGGTGGTCTATTTTTCTGGGGAGTGACAAATACGTCCCGTGAGTCCACCATGTACCCCAAAGCCGTGCAGGACCTTTGCGGATGGAAGATTCGCAGTCTTGCCTGTGGGTAGGTAAAGGCACAGTGGACTCTGAAAATGGgttcataaaacatttagaCATGTTTGCAGAATGTTGATTAGATGTTGTCTGTAACTCCTCAGGAAGAGCAGTATTATCATTGCAGCTGATGATAGCACCATTAGCTGGGGACCATCGCCCACATTTGGAGAGCTGGTATGTTTGTCTGTCTTCTGTTTAAGTCTTtgacttgtttaaaaaaaaaaaaaaaactattcaaaagtttggtcagtaaattatatatacagtattttaaatttaatttattcagcaaggatgcattacattAATCAAAcgtgatagtaaagacatttaaaatgttgttcatttgtttccacaaaatattaagcagcacaactgttttcagcattgttaataatgtttttttgagcactaaatcagcatattagagtgatttctgaagcatcGTGTGATACTGAGGACTGAAGTAATGTTTGCTGAAAATTCATGCAGGaatacaggaataaattatattttaaaggtgctctaagtgatcctgggtggatgtAACTTCCGGTTGACGttcaaagtgttgtcaaacaaaacagaggctagttagaccctccctcctcctcctcctcctcctccccctcctcccctccgtgcttcctgaaacagtcatgaacacacatttaaaatcattcttgtcggttattggctggagcgtgtttattatgattcgtggtccaggctgcaccagtttatttttattgccgttttctgAGCTTTTggtgactacagagaccgcgtttttttttacagtgtgttcaggggacaagcagctagcggatagtgaggagatgtttgctgaaTGTGACGACAAATgttttttggcctaaaaacgcgtgacatcacttagagcacctttaaaatgttatatttctcaatatattactgttttactgtatttttgatcaaataaatgcagccttggtgagcataatgCCGAGTTCGGACTAcacaatatttttatgttacaatAGTCACAGTGTCAGATTATGCGATTTTGACCCCTAAATTCGTGtcatggacaaaaaaaaaaaacatgtcggACTACACGCTGCTTCCCGGCCAATTATCGCTTGCCGTCTTTAACAATGTGTGTGATGTCATCGAGAAGGCACAGCTATCGACTGACAGGTTTTGTGAGCGTAAACAAACAATGGCTACCAAAGCTGCATGTTTTGCACTGGATGTCTTGTCAGAAAAGCCCCAAAAAGCAAGAAAGAACCTGACAGTGGACACGTTCCTAGATTGCATGAAGAGAACTTGAggtaaaaatattgtttttttttttttttttttttttttttttgagctagtagtaaaaataaatgtactcaTCACCGGGTTGCTGAAGCGCCTCCGCTCTCGTTCACCAGCATTAATCTTTTTTCACTCTGTTGTGATAGTCCCTTGAGGAAGCATCATAAAGGCAGGAGTACTGTCATAGCTCTACTAATCTTTCCTCCATTGCACCAATACTATTGTCTCCCTTTCATTTGGCATGTTTGAATGTTTGGTCAATGTCACAGATgccaaaaataatgaaaaatgaaacCTCCTAGTCTTTCTGTTGTGATGTCGTGAAGTATCGCAGATGCAGCGCCTGTTGTCGTCCACTATGACGTGCCATACGAGATAAAACGTCCGATGCTTGCATCCCGACGGCCAATGTCACTTATGAATTTCCATGACACCTTAAGTCAAATGGATTGTGCCATAATCGGGTTAAAATTGTGCAGAATGAACCGGGCgtgagagacttctttcaaaaggcTTAagaaatcttaccaaccccaaacttttgaacagtagtatatatGTGAGcaagattttcatttttaaattttgcgTTTTTAGGGCTATGGTGACAACAAACCTAAGTCCTCCACCACTGCTCAAGAGGTCAAAACTCTGGATGGAGTGTATTCAGAACAGGTGAATTCTGCTGTCAAAAGACATGACTCCTATCCTCCCAGAATTCTGTTCTCTGTGATATAAAGTTATGGCTATGCAACTGAAAACTGTCATTTCAGGTGGTGATGGGCTATTCGCACTCTCTGGTTATTGCCCGACAAGACACAGAGCAGGAGAAGGAAAAGCTCAAGAAGCTGCCTGAATACAATCCGCGAACACTCTGATTGGACACCGTTCTCATTTTCTCCaggggcttttttttttttttttttttttttttttttttttaatggaaggCCTCTGCTCATTAGGTCACCTGGGTAATCACAATTTGGTTGGGATGggattgtttatttttctttgatttttttGGACATGCCACATGTCGGATTAAAGTATTTAAGAAGTTGCATTAACTGATCGGTGTAGGCTCGGGCGTTTCAGAATGGTAATTGTGGCGTCACACGCCGGTTTTAATTTCACAGTAAAACCAGCAACTGCTCAGAGCACTCGGATTCCACTGGAACCATCCCCTTTACTTATACATTCCTAATGGAAGTTTATCAcagattgttttgtttatttttccataacaaTGGCTGTGAAATCCATGTCTGCTCTCTTCCAAAAACTGGTgctaaatcattctaatgcaGACTATCAATGGACTAATGGTTAACTAAAAAGACATGCTCACTCCATTCTTGTGCCTTTTTAAGTGAGATGATTCAGGCTGAGTATCAGTTAGTCCTATGACAACTCAAGTGTTATGGGGCACTTCACCTTTTAAACATCACTTTCATTACTTCCAGCTCCATGTTTTCATCACCATACATAAGAACACCATTTTCCTCAAATCAAGACCATGTAGCTAATCagtaagagattttttttttttttcttctatttttaAGATGCATAATCCTGTTAATCTGATCAGGGAAGTATTTTCAACTCCTGCAATGCAAATGAGACATCAGCTGTGagatttttattaaatcaattCTTCCTTTTCTAGAAATTGAAGTGTTAAGTGTTCATGCCCTTGCTAGTGATGTTAACTACAGAAATGCTGTTCTCGTGttgatgttagcatgttttGGAAATGATGAACTTGATGTTGAGAAGAGTAGATTGTCCCATCATCAGGGACCACAATGTCTTTACGGAGCATTTTTTTCATGCAATATGTTAAATACTGTGCCATTTCTTTGTGTTCACCTGGGCTTAAACTGATCACATTGCTATCTTTCATAATCTGTATGCAAGTCCATACAAGAGTCCATCCAGTTTGTTGGCGAGCAACAAGCTTTATGTTCTTTGAAAACGTTTTTAAATTGTGTACTTGcaagaaatgttcatttaagCAGTTTATGTCCAGGAACTGGAATTCCAACACTTATTTTGAtttctaaaatgttatttttttcttaatattaaataaaggtTCATGTAAGTTggtatgttgtattttttttttttttacccatggATCTCATCttttatgtaatgttttgttgtttctcAAGTTAGCAGAACAGTGTGCTGTTTTAAAAttggcatgaaatgaaaattcaccttAATGCATGTTATAGATTTTCTGAACAATTAATCTGTGCACGTTTCCTTTTTTGACCTTGTAATGTTTAATCATCTGGACCTCCCAGTGCAATGACATACTTCTC of the Megalobrama amblycephala isolate DHTTF-2021 linkage group LG24, ASM1881202v1, whole genome shotgun sequence genome contains:
- the rcc2 gene encoding protein RCC2 homolog, producing MPRKKQTDVSGNGGLKRKRGGGKKKDREFSSDDEFDDFEQENTKKPGKPAAKAGLQPVTVADDVKEKIKLEVPKVKGQLLVFGATNWDLIGRKEVPKQQAAYRNLGQNLWGPHRYGCLNDVQVSCVVSGPCAAHSLIITTEGKLWSWGRNDKGQLGHGDTKRLEAPKLVEGLGEEVIVAAACGRNHTMALTENGTVYTFGENKLGQLGQGNQTDAVLSPATIQYNGQPIVKVACGAEFSMIVDCKGNLYSFGCPEYGQLGHNSDGKFIARAQRIEFDCELIPRRVAIFIEKTKDGQVLPVPNVVARDVACGANHTLVLDSQKRVFSWGFGGYGRLGHAEQKDEMVPRLVKLFDFPGRGATQIYCGYQCSFAVNETGGLFFWGVTNTSRESTMYPKAVQDLCGWKIRSLACGKSSIIIAADDSTISWGPSPTFGELGYGDNKPKSSTTAQEVKTLDGVYSEQVVMGYSHSLVIARQDTEQEKEKLKKLPEYNPRTL